A region from the Brevibacterium paucivorans genome encodes:
- a CDS encoding DUF3710 domain-containing protein — MGLFKSFFGRKDNADDVDIEPEDELVEDEAGDAADSDDDDSDDGAQKEAPRDRVKNGPWDESEEAGEANRIDLGTLRIPVIDGMQVQLEAQEESGLILAVSLIHKGGALRVQAMAAPKTEGLWSQVRSQVSASVTAAGGSAKEIFTDLGYGLSAAIPHKIDEDQVGVQNHEYVGVDGPRWFLMGIIAKTDGLPEEVREELVEVFRGIIVVRGDAPMPPGQFLELTPPNLEPDADSEDSSDDDIDPFERGPEIAEVR, encoded by the coding sequence ATGGGATTGTTTAAGAGCTTTTTTGGTCGCAAGGACAACGCAGACGACGTTGACATTGAGCCAGAAGACGAGCTCGTGGAAGACGAAGCCGGTGACGCCGCTGACAGCGACGACGATGACAGTGACGACGGAGCTCAGAAGGAAGCACCTCGGGACCGTGTAAAGAACGGGCCCTGGGACGAATCCGAGGAGGCTGGAGAAGCCAACCGAATCGACCTCGGGACACTGCGGATCCCCGTCATTGACGGAATGCAGGTGCAGCTTGAAGCGCAAGAAGAAAGCGGGTTGATCCTCGCTGTTTCGCTCATCCACAAGGGTGGAGCGTTGCGCGTTCAGGCGATGGCCGCTCCTAAGACTGAAGGCCTGTGGTCGCAGGTGCGTAGCCAAGTTTCGGCCAGTGTCACCGCGGCTGGGGGATCGGCGAAGGAAATTTTCACCGACCTGGGATACGGCTTGTCGGCGGCAATCCCACACAAAATTGACGAAGATCAGGTTGGGGTGCAGAACCACGAATACGTGGGTGTTGACGGACCCCGTTGGTTCCTCATGGGAATTATTGCCAAGACCGACGGCTTGCCTGAAGAGGTTCGCGAGGAGCTCGTCGAAGTGTTCCGTGGCATTATTGTGGTCCGCGGTGACGCCCCTATGCCACCCGGACAGTTCCTTGAACTCACTCCGCCTAACCTCGAGCCAGACGCAGACTCCGAAGACTCATCTGACGATGACATCGACCCGTTTGAACGCGGGCCAGAAATCGCAGAAGTGCGTTAA
- a CDS encoding OB-fold nucleic acid binding domain-containing protein, protein MRAREQLCARGVVSSVTRSTPLEPPRLEITVSDGRTEIHAVFMGRRDVPGLTVGRPVTVCGRFTTVDGDLVTLNPEYELLTNVGGETS, encoded by the coding sequence GTGCGCGCCCGCGAACAGTTGTGCGCCCGAGGTGTCGTGTCCTCGGTGACTCGCTCCACCCCGTTGGAACCACCTCGGCTAGAAATCACCGTGTCAGACGGGCGTACTGAAATTCACGCCGTTTTCATGGGACGGCGCGACGTTCCTGGACTCACGGTGGGCCGCCCGGTCACCGTGTGCGGGCGGTTCACAACCGTGGACGGCGACCTGGTGACGCTCAACCCCGAATACGAGCTGCTCACCAACGTAGGTGGAGAAACTAGCTAA
- a CDS encoding potassium channel family protein has protein sequence MKVVIAGAGSVGRSVARELIDKGHTIVMIDNDKQAIRRDLVPDARWIHTDACELDGLADAQLEDCDVVVAATGDDKTNLVLSLLAKTEFGVPRTVGRVNHPRNEWLFDSNWGVDVAVSTPRLMTALVEEAVEVGNLVQLLTLQQAGTTLMEMTLHEASEVLGKRVGDIDLPQDTVLVAVVRSDRAFAPQDDDTLVDGDELFFLANTSAKPRLRELFS, from the coding sequence ATGAAGGTCGTGATTGCAGGAGCCGGATCAGTCGGACGTTCGGTTGCACGTGAACTCATCGACAAGGGCCACACGATCGTCATGATCGACAACGACAAACAGGCGATCCGCCGGGACCTGGTCCCCGACGCCAGGTGGATTCACACGGATGCGTGCGAGCTCGACGGCCTTGCCGACGCCCAGCTGGAAGACTGCGATGTAGTTGTCGCCGCTACGGGTGATGACAAAACCAATCTGGTGTTGAGTTTGCTGGCAAAGACCGAATTTGGAGTGCCCCGCACGGTTGGGCGGGTGAACCACCCGCGCAATGAATGGCTTTTCGACTCCAACTGGGGCGTCGATGTGGCGGTGTCCACCCCTCGGCTCATGACCGCCTTGGTGGAAGAGGCGGTCGAGGTGGGTAACCTGGTGCAACTTCTGACCTTGCAACAGGCTGGCACCACCCTCATGGAGATGACACTCCACGAAGCGTCGGAGGTCTTGGGCAAACGGGTCGGCGACATCGACCTCCCCCAGGACACCGTTCTGGTGGCTGTTGTCCGTTCAGACCGGGCTTTCGCGCCTCAAGACGACGACACCCTGGTCGACGGCGACGAGCTGTTCTTCCTCGCGAACACCTCGGCAAAACCGCGTTTGCGCGAGCTGTTTAGCTAG
- a CDS encoding NAD-binding protein, with protein sequence MHFVIMGCGRVGAQLARGLDTKGHTVAVVDKNADAFVKLGKNFTGTTVTGIGFDRDTLVRARTSDAYAFAAVSSGDNSNILAARVARETFGVKHVAARIYDPRRAQVFERLGVPTVATVRWTADQMMRRLIPSGAVNEFRDPSGRMVLSEVHVHPDWVARSVSELEAHSGARVAYFTRMGEGIDITPDTLIQDGDLVHVMCRSEALDDVVRSLDGPITEGDN encoded by the coding sequence GTGCACTTCGTCATCATGGGATGTGGACGCGTTGGAGCCCAACTGGCCCGCGGACTCGATACCAAGGGCCACACTGTTGCTGTCGTCGATAAGAACGCCGACGCATTTGTGAAGCTGGGCAAGAACTTCACGGGCACTACGGTGACCGGCATCGGCTTTGACCGCGACACGCTCGTGCGGGCACGCACCTCGGACGCATACGCCTTCGCGGCCGTATCCTCCGGGGACAACTCCAACATTCTGGCCGCCCGAGTTGCCAGGGAAACATTCGGCGTAAAGCACGTCGCCGCCCGCATCTACGACCCTCGGCGCGCCCAGGTGTTTGAACGTTTGGGTGTTCCCACGGTGGCAACAGTGCGGTGGACTGCCGACCAAATGATGCGGCGACTTATCCCTTCTGGAGCGGTCAACGAGTTCCGTGACCCGTCCGGGCGCATGGTGCTGTCGGAGGTCCATGTTCACCCCGACTGGGTTGCCCGTTCCGTCAGTGAATTAGAGGCCCACAGTGGCGCCCGCGTCGCATACTTCACGCGGATGGGCGAAGGTATCGACATCACCCCTGACACTCTCATTCAAGACGGCGATCTAGTACACGTGATGTGCCGGTCCGAAGCCCTCGACGACGTCGTGAGGTCACTCGACGGCCCGATTACGGAAGGGGACAACTGA
- a CDS encoding APC family permease, which yields MPIFASDMLSSVAYAPDAILLALSLSGFVAISTAPWIGIAVGVLILILVGSYRLNLKAYPGGGADYDVATRNLGYRPGRAVAAALLVDYVLTLSVSMAVLASYLASAFHVLEGYLTLITTIGIAVVTLFGLRGGRAMPLLLAIPTYLFVGAVLVTVGYGAIRIARGDEIQAATAHLSVVPLDGDLHWHGAVVTIIILRAFSSGLVAVAGIETVGTAVPKFAKPRGVNAGNTLAFTGLLSAAMLIGLTWLATQVGVKYVSNPSTQLFERSQPVGEEFHQVPVLAQCADAVFDHMPAVATAITLITALVLLVAANTSMEGFPGLASKLARDSFLPKQLASLGDRMTFSNGVVVLSISSIILVILTGANAERLIDMYLVGVFASLALGQWGMVKHWTSRIRAIVSGPVRTRMMFNRVVNTIGAITATAILAVVLVSKFFLGAWLALALMLVGYVAMGLIHRHYTRVARELNVNPKDGSVKALPPRTRAVVVVSEINKPTMRAVAFARATRPNVLTAVAIAVDEDQAALVQKRWDELKLPIRLTLLDSPYRELIRPVMNYIAHMHAKSPDDLITVYVPQYIVGRWWEQILHNQALLGLRKRLLFLPNVQVVTVPWRLKSFNRNRELLMGRGGHVDERVMRMYE from the coding sequence ATGCCAATTTTCGCATCAGATATGTTGTCTTCTGTTGCGTACGCGCCCGACGCGATTCTTTTGGCCCTATCGCTTTCAGGCTTTGTCGCAATTTCGACGGCACCGTGGATCGGTATCGCAGTTGGTGTGCTCATCCTCATATTGGTGGGAAGTTACCGGCTAAACCTGAAGGCCTACCCAGGTGGCGGTGCCGACTACGATGTGGCCACCCGCAATCTGGGCTACCGCCCTGGACGTGCAGTCGCCGCAGCGCTTCTGGTGGACTATGTTCTCACGCTGTCGGTGTCCATGGCAGTTCTCGCCAGTTACTTAGCGTCGGCCTTTCACGTGCTTGAAGGCTACCTGACCCTCATCACCACGATTGGGATCGCAGTCGTAACGTTGTTTGGGTTGCGCGGTGGGCGCGCAATGCCGTTGCTTTTGGCGATCCCCACCTATTTGTTTGTGGGTGCCGTTCTCGTCACGGTGGGCTACGGGGCGATTCGTATAGCTCGCGGCGATGAGATCCAGGCCGCTACCGCTCACTTGTCGGTGGTGCCGCTCGACGGTGATCTGCACTGGCACGGCGCCGTTGTCACGATCATTATTCTTCGCGCGTTTTCTTCTGGTCTGGTTGCCGTAGCGGGTATTGAAACGGTGGGGACGGCCGTTCCCAAGTTCGCAAAACCCCGAGGTGTCAACGCCGGGAATACCTTGGCGTTTACCGGGCTCTTGAGTGCCGCAATGCTGATTGGGCTCACGTGGCTGGCTACGCAAGTTGGCGTCAAATACGTGAGCAATCCGTCGACTCAGCTGTTTGAGCGTAGCCAGCCAGTGGGGGAGGAGTTCCACCAAGTTCCGGTTCTCGCGCAATGCGCCGACGCAGTGTTCGACCACATGCCGGCAGTCGCCACGGCGATCACCCTCATCACCGCCCTCGTTCTGCTGGTGGCGGCCAACACGTCCATGGAAGGATTCCCCGGCCTGGCATCCAAGCTGGCGCGCGACTCGTTCTTGCCTAAACAGTTGGCGTCCTTGGGTGACCGCATGACGTTTTCGAACGGCGTGGTGGTCCTGTCGATCAGCTCGATCATCTTGGTGATCCTGACCGGCGCCAACGCCGAACGCCTCATCGACATGTATCTGGTAGGAGTCTTCGCCTCCTTGGCACTGGGCCAGTGGGGCATGGTGAAGCACTGGACCAGCCGGATCAGGGCAATCGTGTCGGGTCCAGTGCGCACGCGCATGATGTTTAACCGGGTCGTGAATACGATCGGTGCAATCACCGCAACGGCGATCCTGGCCGTTGTCCTGGTCTCAAAGTTCTTCTTAGGCGCGTGGCTGGCGCTCGCACTCATGCTGGTGGGCTACGTGGCCATGGGACTCATCCACCGCCACTACACGCGCGTGGCACGCGAACTCAACGTCAATCCCAAAGACGGAAGCGTCAAGGCGCTACCACCTCGGACGCGGGCCGTGGTCGTTGTATCCGAAATCAACAAACCTACGATGCGCGCGGTTGCTTTCGCGCGCGCTACCCGCCCCAACGTCCTCACCGCCGTCGCCATTGCCGTGGACGAAGACCAAGCGGCACTGGTGCAAAAACGATGGGACGAACTCAAACTTCCCATCCGGCTCACCCTGTTGGACTCTCCCTACCGCGAACTGATTCGCCCCGTGATGAACTACATCGCCCACATGCACGCAAAATCACCGGACGACCTCATCACGGTGTACGTACCGCAATACATCGTGGGGCGCTGGTGGGAACAGATTTTGCACAACCAAGCACTCTTGGGGCTCCGCAAACGTCTGCTGTTCTTGCCCAACGTGCAGGTCGTCACCGTGCCGTGGCGGCTCAAGTCCTTCAACCGCAACCGTGAATTGCTCATGGGCCGTGGCGGACACGTCGACGAACGCGTCATGAGGATGTACGAATGA
- a CDS encoding class I SAM-dependent RNA methyltransferase, with protein sequence MNHVELTVDAPAAGGESVARTEDGVIFVSGAIPGERVRVEITQTKKSFSRGRVVEVCEPSPHRVPDRRIAWGCPDVGGVEYAHVTVEHSRELKRLAAMDQFSRIGKFDRDLMDRLKREFRVTPPHHDGEEWRTRVQLAVTGGRIGMYRAGSHETVPVTHVPLAAPAINDLNLHQIDLTGAERVEIAVGDTGGAVTVVGREEVAHKLAEVVPPEWSLMSRAAGRRNRSAGRTTLIAGAGRVSHTVRGVTFDLDAEGFWQVHPDAADILSRGVVERVRGDVVDLFCGAGLLAIMVARETGARVWGVEGSSLAIASARANAQRAGVEATFDVSRVEKLGALTDADTVVVDPPRAGLDPAVIRLIASSTCKRVVYVSCDGATFCRDAQRLQNSGFECRDIQAFDLFPLTAHVEFIGSFDRV encoded by the coding sequence ATGAACCACGTAGAACTCACGGTAGATGCGCCGGCGGCCGGCGGAGAGTCTGTAGCGCGTACCGAAGATGGCGTCATTTTTGTATCCGGTGCGATCCCGGGTGAGCGAGTCCGCGTCGAAATCACCCAAACGAAGAAGTCGTTTTCGCGTGGCCGGGTGGTGGAGGTGTGTGAACCGTCCCCGCACCGCGTGCCCGATAGGCGCATCGCGTGGGGGTGCCCGGACGTGGGTGGTGTCGAGTACGCCCACGTCACTGTGGAGCATTCGCGCGAACTCAAGCGGTTAGCCGCTATGGATCAGTTCTCCCGAATCGGCAAGTTCGACCGCGATCTCATGGACCGTCTTAAGCGAGAGTTTCGCGTGACGCCTCCGCACCACGATGGGGAAGAATGGCGCACCCGTGTCCAACTTGCGGTGACGGGTGGCCGCATTGGCATGTACCGGGCGGGCAGCCATGAAACCGTTCCGGTGACCCACGTGCCCCTCGCAGCTCCCGCGATCAACGACCTGAACCTGCACCAGATCGATCTCACGGGCGCTGAGCGCGTTGAGATCGCCGTGGGTGACACCGGGGGAGCGGTGACTGTGGTGGGGCGTGAAGAAGTTGCGCACAAGCTCGCCGAGGTCGTTCCCCCTGAGTGGTCGCTCATGAGTCGCGCTGCCGGCAGGCGGAACCGGTCAGCCGGGCGAACCACGCTCATTGCAGGTGCAGGGCGCGTGAGCCATACCGTGCGTGGGGTTACGTTTGACCTCGACGCTGAAGGGTTCTGGCAAGTCCACCCGGACGCGGCTGACATTCTGAGCCGAGGTGTCGTGGAGCGGGTACGTGGCGACGTGGTCGATCTGTTTTGTGGCGCGGGACTACTCGCCATCATGGTCGCCCGCGAAACCGGGGCCCGTGTGTGGGGTGTCGAAGGGTCGTCTCTGGCGATTGCGAGTGCACGTGCTAACGCGCAGCGAGCCGGGGTGGAGGCCACATTCGACGTGAGCAGAGTCGAGAAGTTGGGCGCACTCACAGACGCTGACACGGTCGTGGTGGACCCACCTCGGGCGGGCCTTGACCCTGCCGTTATCCGATTAATTGCGTCTTCGACGTGTAAGCGCGTGGTGTACGTGTCTTGCGACGGAGCCACGTTTTGTCGTGACGCACAACGGTTGCAAAACTCCGGTTTCGAGTGCCGTGACATTCAAGCGTTCGATCTGTTTCCGCTCACCGCACACGTGGAATTTATTGGGTCGTTCGACCGGGTGTGA
- the acnA gene encoding aconitate hydratase AcnA, giving the protein MSTVDSFKSKSTLDVGAQSYEIYRLDAVKGSEKLPFSLKVLLENLLRTEDGANITKKHIEALAQWDAKAEPNTEIQYTPARVVMQDFTGVPCIVDLATMREAVKELGGDPSKINPLAPAELVIDHSVQIDAFGTEQAIERNMDIEYQRNGERYQFLRWGQTAFDDFKVVPPGMGIVHQVNIEHLARVVMAREVDGVKRAYPDTLVGTDSHTTMVNGLGVLGWGVGGIEAEAAMLGQPVSMLIPRVVGFKLTGQIPSGVTATDVVLTITDMLRQHGVVGKFVEFYGEGVTAVPLANRATIGNMSPEFGSTAAIFPIDDVTLDYLKLTGRSEEQIALVEAYCKEQGLWHDPKNEVEYSEYLELDLSTVVPSIAGPKRPQDRIELSDAKAQFAKDLPNYTKPGEEAKSAPVKMGDGREFELTNGSVAIASITSCTNTSNPSVMMAAGLLARNARKRGLNSKPWVKTSIAPGSRVVTDYYEKSGLIEDLEALNFFVVGYGCATCIGNSGPLEPEISQAIQDNDLAVTAVLSGNRNFEGRISPDVKMNYLASPPLVIAYALAGSMDFDFESQPLGKDADGVDVYLKDIWPTPEEVESVIETSIDTEMFDSKYSTIFDGDERWQAIDTPEGNLFAWDENSTYVRKPNYFDGMSLEPDAVADVKGARVLAKLGDSVTTDHISPAGSFKADTPAGQYLVANGVERKDFNSYGSRRGNHEVMVRGTFANIRLQNQLLDGVQGGFTRDFTQAGAPQTTIYDAAMNYQKAGTPLVVLGGKEYGSGSSRDWAAKGTKLLGVAAVIAESFERIHRSNLIGMGVLPLQFPAGETAESLGLDGTEVFDIEGITELNSGTTPKTLHVTATKEDGQKVEFDAVVRIDTPGEADYYRNGGILQYVLRQLVKKG; this is encoded by the coding sequence ATGAGTACTGTCGACAGCTTTAAGTCGAAGAGCACCCTGGACGTTGGTGCTCAGTCGTACGAAATCTACCGCCTAGACGCCGTAAAGGGTTCCGAAAAGCTTCCTTTCAGCCTGAAGGTGCTTCTGGAAAACCTGTTGCGCACTGAAGACGGCGCTAACATCACCAAGAAGCACATCGAAGCGCTCGCTCAGTGGGACGCGAAGGCTGAGCCAAACACGGAGATCCAGTACACTCCGGCTCGTGTGGTCATGCAGGACTTCACCGGTGTTCCTTGCATCGTGGACTTGGCAACCATGCGTGAAGCCGTGAAGGAACTGGGCGGAGACCCTTCGAAGATTAACCCACTGGCTCCTGCTGAACTCGTGATCGACCACTCAGTTCAGATTGACGCGTTCGGAACTGAGCAGGCAATCGAACGCAACATGGACATCGAATACCAGCGCAACGGCGAACGCTACCAGTTCCTGCGCTGGGGTCAGACCGCATTCGACGACTTCAAGGTCGTGCCTCCAGGTATGGGTATCGTCCACCAGGTCAACATCGAGCACTTGGCTCGCGTTGTCATGGCCCGCGAGGTTGACGGTGTGAAGCGTGCATACCCTGACACCCTCGTTGGTACCGACTCCCACACCACCATGGTGAACGGTCTGGGTGTCCTCGGTTGGGGTGTAGGTGGTATTGAAGCCGAAGCAGCAATGCTGGGTCAGCCAGTTTCCATGCTGATCCCACGTGTTGTAGGTTTCAAGCTCACCGGTCAGATTCCTTCCGGTGTGACTGCAACCGACGTCGTTCTGACTATTACTGACATGCTCCGTCAGCACGGTGTGGTTGGAAAGTTCGTAGAGTTCTACGGTGAAGGTGTGACCGCTGTTCCTCTGGCTAACCGTGCCACCATCGGTAACATGAGCCCCGAATTCGGTTCCACCGCAGCGATCTTCCCTATTGACGACGTGACGCTTGACTACCTCAAGCTCACCGGCCGTAGCGAAGAGCAGATTGCCCTGGTTGAGGCATACTGCAAGGAACAGGGCCTGTGGCACGACCCTAAGAACGAAGTTGAGTACTCCGAATACCTCGAACTCGACCTCTCCACGGTTGTTCCTTCGATCGCCGGACCTAAGCGTCCGCAAGACCGCATCGAACTGTCCGACGCTAAGGCGCAGTTCGCTAAGGACCTGCCTAACTACACCAAGCCAGGTGAAGAAGCGAAGTCCGCTCCAGTGAAGATGGGCGACGGACGCGAGTTCGAACTCACCAACGGTAGCGTTGCAATCGCATCGATCACTTCGTGTACAAACACGTCCAACCCATCGGTCATGATGGCTGCTGGTCTGTTGGCTCGCAATGCCCGCAAGCGTGGCCTGAACTCCAAGCCATGGGTCAAGACCTCGATTGCTCCCGGTTCACGTGTTGTCACCGACTACTACGAAAAGTCGGGACTGATCGAAGACCTCGAAGCTCTCAACTTCTTCGTCGTCGGTTACGGATGCGCAACCTGTATCGGTAACTCCGGTCCACTGGAGCCTGAAATCTCGCAGGCGATCCAGGACAACGACCTCGCTGTGACAGCGGTCCTTTCCGGTAACCGTAACTTCGAGGGCCGTATTAGCCCAGACGTCAAGATGAACTACTTGGCTTCGCCTCCTCTGGTCATCGCATACGCACTTGCGGGAAGCATGGACTTCGACTTCGAATCGCAGCCTCTGGGCAAGGACGCTGACGGCGTCGACGTGTACCTCAAGGACATCTGGCCAACACCTGAAGAAGTCGAATCGGTCATCGAAACCTCGATTGACACTGAAATGTTCGACAGCAAGTACTCCACCATCTTCGACGGTGACGAACGCTGGCAGGCAATCGATACCCCTGAAGGAAACCTGTTCGCATGGGACGAGAACTCGACCTATGTGCGCAAGCCAAACTACTTCGACGGCATGTCGCTCGAACCTGACGCTGTTGCCGACGTCAAGGGCGCACGCGTTCTTGCGAAGCTGGGCGACTCGGTGACCACCGACCACATCTCACCAGCTGGTTCGTTCAAGGCTGACACGCCTGCAGGTCAGTACCTGGTGGCTAACGGTGTCGAACGCAAGGACTTCAACTCCTACGGTTCCCGCCGTGGTAACCACGAAGTCATGGTGCGCGGTACGTTTGCCAACATCCGCCTTCAGAACCAGTTGCTCGACGGTGTTCAGGGTGGCTTCACGCGTGACTTCACGCAGGCAGGCGCTCCTCAGACCACCATTTACGATGCAGCGATGAACTACCAGAAGGCTGGAACGCCACTGGTTGTTCTGGGTGGTAAGGAATACGGTTCAGGTTCGTCACGTGACTGGGCTGCCAAGGGTACCAAGCTCCTGGGTGTTGCCGCTGTTATCGCGGAGTCCTTCGAACGTATCCACCGTTCCAACCTGATCGGTATGGGCGTTCTGCCACTTCAGTTCCCTGCAGGCGAAACCGCTGAGTCGCTGGGTCTGGACGGCACCGAAGTCTTCGATATCGAAGGCATCACCGAACTCAACTCGGGAACCACGCCTAAGACCCTTCACGTCACTGCGACCAAGGAAGACGGCCAGAAGGTCGAATTCGACGCAGTCGTACGTATCGACACACCGGGTGAAGCAGACTACTACCGCAACGGCGGTATCTTGCAGTACGTTCTGCGCCAGCTGGTCAAGAAGGGCTAA
- a CDS encoding DUF5129 domain-containing protein: MTKLRLNLTFVAVAGTLVTVLVAIGCLAFYLFTGPMHPVRDVEIFDDAQILDSTLVKRELSRVNTFKDTRVIVWTRNGSPQDNINAETLNWARQHQDLNLMSGPAWSNGTFIITVSVEDNSTRGSGQVGTYFGEDIKIASAEAQTELREPGYQYFKQRNWSQGVVAITEANARRMARPAVRNPTVLQGIALAVAVFSVVNFVSAFRRVRRFESDAKVFDAVTVNVNERVAATDFILDEGFGAKIHNAAATLLRNYTDALDLRDSIKSTSFFALNVLNRPLKKRIDAFSDKTDQIENATDMVDRATALYSRDEQNWQAVWKQEIDDTRSHLKTVLSDRTLATKADSSLYQSLCEFAKEGIQKLDQIEYGVSYDDGTNTSAYLDQIARIREELTSRMNNIQEDVLLRSGKQKRFIQEATERSLRSNRARSHSLTGYFDTRSFYAPAAFATGYNNGLRDYESYKESRSSGGSGGTTTGYGSSGGGFSGAGSSSRF, translated from the coding sequence ATGACGAAACTACGTTTGAATCTCACCTTTGTGGCTGTCGCCGGCACCCTCGTCACTGTACTGGTTGCGATCGGTTGCCTTGCCTTTTACCTGTTTACCGGACCCATGCACCCGGTGCGAGACGTCGAAATATTCGACGATGCCCAGATACTCGACTCCACTCTTGTCAAAAGAGAACTCTCGCGGGTAAACACGTTCAAGGACACGCGCGTCATCGTGTGGACTCGAAACGGTTCACCCCAGGACAATATCAACGCCGAAACACTCAACTGGGCACGCCAGCACCAAGATCTCAACTTGATGTCCGGCCCTGCGTGGTCCAATGGCACGTTCATCATCACCGTGTCCGTTGAGGACAACTCGACCCGCGGCTCGGGCCAAGTGGGCACGTACTTTGGCGAAGACATCAAAATCGCTAGCGCTGAAGCACAGACAGAACTGCGTGAACCCGGCTACCAATACTTCAAACAACGCAACTGGTCGCAAGGAGTCGTTGCGATCACTGAAGCTAACGCGAGACGCATGGCGCGCCCAGCCGTACGCAACCCCACCGTCTTACAAGGAATCGCGCTTGCAGTCGCCGTTTTCAGCGTCGTGAACTTCGTTTCCGCGTTCAGGCGTGTCAGGCGGTTCGAATCCGATGCCAAGGTATTCGACGCCGTCACGGTCAACGTCAACGAACGCGTCGCGGCTACGGACTTCATTCTCGACGAAGGATTCGGGGCCAAAATCCACAACGCAGCGGCAACGCTGTTGCGCAATTACACGGATGCCCTGGACCTCCGCGACTCGATTAAGTCCACGTCATTCTTCGCGCTCAATGTTCTCAACCGGCCCCTCAAGAAGCGCATCGACGCATTTTCTGACAAAACAGACCAGATTGAAAACGCCACCGACATGGTGGACCGGGCAACTGCCCTATATTCGCGTGACGAACAGAACTGGCAAGCCGTGTGGAAGCAAGAGATCGACGACACCCGTTCACATCTGAAAACTGTGCTGAGCGACCGCACACTCGCAACCAAGGCGGACTCCTCCCTGTACCAGTCGCTGTGCGAATTCGCCAAGGAAGGTATCCAGAAGCTCGACCAGATCGAGTACGGCGTGTCCTACGACGACGGAACCAACACCTCGGCCTACCTGGACCAAATTGCGCGGATCAGGGAAGAGCTCACGTCACGCATGAACAACATTCAGGAAGATGTTCTACTTCGCTCTGGCAAACAGAAGCGTTTCATCCAGGAAGCCACTGAACGCAGTCTCCGAAGTAACCGGGCGCGCTCCCACTCACTGACCGGGTACTTCGACACACGCTCCTTCTACGCGCCCGCTGCATTTGCCACCGGATACAACAACGGGCTCCGCGACTATGAGAGTTACAAAGAATCGCGCAGCAGTGGCGGTAGTGGCGGAACCACAACTGGCTACGGCAGCAGTGGAGGCGGGTTCTCCGGCGCAGGAAGCTCGTCGCGGTTCTAG